Genomic DNA from Streptomyces sp. NBC_01571:
CCTCGTCCAGCCACTGACGCGCGACGACTTCTCGCACGAGGGCTTCGGCTACTTCCGCGCGAAGGAGACGTACCTGGGGCACGTCCCGGTGACGGCGATGCGGCTGTCGTACGTGGGGGAGCTGGGCTGGGAGCTGTACACCACCGCGGATCTGGGGCTCAGGCTCTGGGACACCCTGTGGGAGGCGGGGCAGCCGCACGGCGTGGTCGCGGCCGGCCGGTCGGCCTTCAACAGTCTGCGGCTGGAGAAGGGGTACCGGGCCTGGGGCACCGACATGACGGACGAGCGCAACCCGTTCGAGGCGGGCGTCGGCTTCGCGGTCCGTATGGACAAGGACGGTTTCGTCGGCCAGGAGGCGCTGCAGGGCCTCGCGACGGCGGAGCCCGCCCGCCGGCTGACCGCGCTGCTCCTGGACGACCCGGCGTCCGTCGTGCTCGGCAAGGAGCCCGTCCACGTCGACGGCGCCCCGGCGGGGTACGTGACCAGCGCCTCCTACGGCTACACCCTGGGCCGCTGTGTCGCCTACGCCTGGCTGCCGGCGCTCCCGTCCGGCACAGGCGTGCACATCGAGTACTTCGGCGCGAAGATGCCGGCCACCGTCGCCGACGAGCCGCTCTTCGACCCGAAGATGACCCGCATCCGCCGCTGAGAAGCCCGCACACGCCCCAACACGCCCAGGAGGTCCCTGTGTCCCCCACCTACGACGTGATCGTGATCGGTCTCGGCGGCATGGGCAGCGCCGCCGCCCACCATCTGTCGGCACGCGGCGCCCGCGTGCTCGGCCTGGAGAAGTTCGGCCCGGTCCACAACCGCGGCTCCAGCCACGGTGGTTCGCGCATCACCCGGCAGTCCTACTTCGAGGACCCGGCGTACGTACCCCTGCTGCTGCGCTCCTACGAGCTGTACGAGGAGTTGGAGCGGGCGACGGGCCGGGAGATCGCCACGCTCTGCGGCGGTGTGATGATCGGCCGTCCCGACTCGCGGACGGTCTCCGGCTCGCTGCTCTCCGCCCAGCGGTGGGGCCTGCCCCACGAGATGCTGGACGCCCCGGAGATCCGCCGCCGCTTCCCGACCCTGAACCCGGACGACGACGAGGTCGCGCTGTACGAGGCGCGGGCCGGGCTCGTCCGCCCCGAGAACACCGTCGCCGCGCACCTCCAGCTCGCCACCCGGCAGGGCGCCGACCTGCACTTCGAGGAACCGATGACGCGCTGGGAGCCCTACCGGGACGGGGTGCGCGTCCACACCGCCGAGAACACCTACACCGCGGGCCGGCTGGTGATCTGCCCGGGTGCCTGGGCGCCGCGGCTGCTGACCGACCTCGGGGTGCCGTTCACCATCGAGCGGCAGGTCATGTACTGGTTCCAGCCGAAGGGCGGGGTCCGGCCGTTCCTGCCCGAGGACCATCCCATCTACATCTGGGAGGACGCCACCGGGGTCCAGGTGTACGGCTTCCCGTCCATCGACGGGCCGGAGCTGGGCGCCAAGGTCGCCTTCTTCCTCAAGGGCGTCGTGACCACCCCGGAGACCATCGACCGGACGGTCCACGAGGACGAGATCCACGCCATGGCGGATCACATGTCCCGCTGCATCCCCGACCTGCCCGGCGCCTTCCTCAAGGCCGCCACCTGCATGTACTCCAACACCCCCGACGAGCACTTCGTCATCGCCCGCCATCCCGCGCACCCGGAGACCGTGACCGTGGCCTGCGGGTTCTCCGGGCACGGCTTCAAGTTCGTGCCTGTCGTCGGCGAGATCCTCGCCGACCTCGCGCTGACCGGCACCACCGATCACCCGATCGGGTTGTTCGATCCCCACCGCCTCGCCGCCGCGCCCGCCTGAGGAGTACGCACGTGACGACGATCCCCGTCTCCCGGTCCCCTCTCCCCCCCAGCCTGATCGCCACCCTGCCCGGCCACTACTACACCGACCGGGAGATCTTCCGACAGGAACAGGAGTCCCTGTTCGAGTCGATGTGGTTCTGTGCCGTCCGCTCCGCGGACCTCGCGCGGCCCGGTGCCTTCCGTACCGTGCAGGTCGGCCGGGAGAGCGTCCTGATCACCCGCTCACGCACGGGTGAACTGCGTGCCTTCCTGAACGTCTGCCGGCATCGCGGGGCCCGGCTGTGCACGCAGGAGTCGGGCGAGGTCCGCCGCAATCTCCAGTGCCCGTACCACGCCTGGACCTACGGCCTCGACGGGAAGCTGGTCGCCGCGCCGAACCTGGTGAAGATGCCGGACATCGACCGCGTCGCGTACGGCCTGATCGGGGTGGCGCTGCGGGAGTGGCTCGGCTACGCCTGGGTGTGCCTGGCCGACGAGCCGCCCTCCTTCGAGGAGACGGTGCTGGGCGCGGCCGTGGAGCGACTGGGCGACGCGGCCGCGATCGAGCACTACGGCACCGAGCAGCTGGCGCTCGGCAGGCGCGTCCGGTACGACGTGAAGGCGAACTGGAAGCTGATCGTCGAGAACTTCATGGAGTGCTACCACTGCGCCACGATCCACCCCGAGCTCACCGACGTGCTCCCGGAGTTCGCCGAGGGGTACGCCGCCCAGTACTACGTGGGGCACGGCGCCGAGTTCGGCGAGGACGTCCGGGGGTTCACGGTCGACGGCAGCGAGGGCTTCGGCCGGCTGCCGGACATAGCGGACGACCAGGACCGCCGCTACTACGCGATCACGGTGAAACCGACGGTCTTCGTCAATCTGGTCCCGGACCATGTCATCCTGCACCGCATGTTCCCGCTCGCCGAGGACCGCACGGTCGTCGAGTGCGACTGGCTCTACGCGCCGGAGGTCGTGGAGTCCGGCGCCGACGTGTCCAGGTCGGTCGAGCTCTTCCACCGGGTCAACGAACAGGATTTCGAGGCCTGCGAACGTACCCAGCCGGCCATGGCGTCGCGGGCCTACCGGAACGGTGGTGTCCTGGTGCCCACCGAGCATCACATAGGGATCTTCCACGAGTGGCTGATCCGGCAATTGGGAGGCGCCAGTGCCTGACCTGTTCATCGACGGTACGTGGCGGGGCGCTCTCGACGAGCGCACCCGGGAGATCCGCTGCCCCGCCGACGGCTCCCTGGTCGGGGTCGTCGACGAGGCGGGCGGCAAGGACACGGTGGAGGCGATCGCCGCGGCGCGCCGTGCCTTCGACGAGGGGCCGTGGCCCTCGACCCCGGCGACGGACCGCGGCGACCTGCTGCTGCGCGTCGCCGACCTCCTCGTACGGGACAAGGACGCGCTCGCCCGCGCCGAGTCGCTCGACACCGGCAAACGGCTCGTCGAGAGCGAGTACGACATCGACGACATCGCGAACTGCTTCCGCTACTTCGGCCGGGCCGCCTCCGCCGAGACGGGCCGGGTCGTGGACACGGGCACGGCCAGCGTCGACAGCCGGGTCGTGTACGAGCCCGTCGGGGTCTGCGCGCTGATCACGCCCTGGAACTATCCGCTGCTGCAGACGGCCTGGAAGGTCGCTCCGGCGCTCGCGGCGGGCAACACCTTCGTGCTCAAGCCGAGCGAGCTCACCCCGCACACGGCTATCCATCTGATGCGGCTCCTCGAAGAGACCGGGCTGCCGGCCGGAGCGGCCAACCTCGTGCTGGGCGCGGGACCCGAGGCGGGCGCGCCGCTCGCCGACCACCCGGACGTGGACCTCGTCTCCTTCACCGGCGGCCTGCACACCGGGCGGCGGCTGATGGCCGCGGCGGCCAGGACGGTGAAGAAGGTCGCCCTGGAGCTCGGCGGCAAGAACCCCAACATCGTCTTCGCCGACGCGGACTTCGAGACCGCGGTCGACATGGCGCTGACCGCGGTCTTCCTGCACTCCGGGCAGGTCTGCTCGGCGGGGGCCCGGCTGCTGGTCGAGGACACGCTGCACGACCGGTTCGTCGACGAGCTCGTCCGCAGGGCCGAGCTGATCCGGCTCGGCGGACCGTTCGACGAGCAGGCGCAGACCGGGCCGCTGGTCTCGGCGGCGCACCGCGCCAAGGTCGAGGCGTACGTCGAGCGGGGCGTCGCGGAGGGCGCGGCGCTGCGCTGCGGCGGAAGGCGACCCGAGGGGCTCGACGAGGGGTTCTACTATCTGCCCACCGTGCTGGACGAATGCACGGGTGACATGTCCGTGGTCCAGGACGAGTCCTTCGGTCCGGTGCTGACCGTGGAACGCTTCCGCGACGAGGCGGACGCCGTGCGGCTCGCCAACGACACGATCTACGGCCTGGCCGGCGCCGTGTTCACCACGGACGAGGCCAAGGCACAGCGGGTGGCGGCGCGGCTGCGGCTCGGGACGGTCTGGATCAACGACTACCACCCGTATGTCCCGCAGGCCGAATGGGGTGGCTTCAAGCAGTCCGGTTTCGGCCGGGAGCTCGGACCGGCCGGCCTCGCCGAGTACCGCGAGGCGAAGCACATCTGGCGCAACACCGATCCGTCTCCGCAGGGCTGGTTCGCGTGATCCACCGGTGATCCCCTGACGGTCGCCCGATCCACCACCCGGATCCAACACCTGGATCCATCACCCTGCCGCCGCAACCTCCCGAGTCCCCCTGTCCCCCTCTGTCTCCCTGTCACCCGACTCCCCTGTCCACGCACCCGCCGCCACCCCCCGACTCCACCCGCACGAGCCGCGTCCCTCTCCCCGATCCAGGAGGCCGCTCATGACCACCCTTCCACCGACCACCGACCAGAACGACGACGCCGAACTCTCCGAGTTCGGCTACAAGCCGGAGCTGAAGCGCACCCTCGGCAACTTCCACACCTTCGCCGCGGGCATCAGCTACATCTCCATCCTCACCGGTACCTTCCAGCTCTTCTACTTCGGCTACGGCAGCGGCGGTCCCGCCTACTGGTGGTCCTGGCCGATGGTGTTCATCGGCCAGTTCATGGTCGCGCTCTGCTTCGCCGAACTCGCCGCCCGCTACCCGGTGGCCGGTTCCGTCTACAACTGGTCGAAGAAGGTGGGCAATCCGCACATAGGCTGGCTCGCAGGCTGGATGATGCTGCTCGCGTCGATCGTGTCGATCGCGGCCGTCGCACTCGCCTATCAGCTGACGCTTCCGCAGATCTCCTCCACCTTCCAGTTCGTGGGCGACGGCACGGGAAAGTACGACGTCGCCACCAACGCCGTACTGCTGGCGGCCGTACTGATCCTGTTCACCACCCTGGTCAACGCGTTCGGCGTGAAGCTGATGGCGACCATCAACACCGCGGGTGTCTTCATCGAGCTGATCGCCACCGTCGTGCTGATCATCCTGTTCGCGGTGCACATCACACGCGGCCCCCAGGTGGTGATGGACACCCAGGGCACCGGCGACGGGCAGTCGTTCGGCTATCTCGGCGCGTTCCTGGTGGCCTCGCTGGCGTCCGCCTACGTGATGTACGGCTTCGACACGGCCTCGTCGCTCGGTGAGGAGTGCCTCGACCCCTCGCGGAACGCGCCGCGCGCCATCATCCGCGCCATCGTCGCCTCCTTCGTCCTCGGCGGGCTCGTGCTGCTCCTCGCGCTGATGAGCGTCTCCAGCCTGAAGGGCGAGAAGCTCTCGACGGACGGGCTGCAGTACATCGTCCTCGACGTGCTCGGCCCGACGGCCGGCAAGGCGATGCTGTGGTGTGTGCTGATCGCGGTCACGGTGTGCGCGCTGGCCGTGCACACGGCGGCGGTCCGGCTGGCCTTCGCGATGGCCCGCGACACCAACCTGCCCGCCTCCTCCAAGCTGGCAAAGGTCAACCCGCGGTTCCGGACGCCTGTGCTCCCGACCGTGATCATCGGGCTCCTCGCGCTGGCGATCCTGGTGGTCAACATCCGTCAGCCGCAGATCTTCACCGTGGTCACCAGCATCGGCATCATCATGATCTACCTGGCGTACCTCATGGTCACCGGGCCCATGCTGGTCGCCCGGCTGCGCGGCAAGTGGCAGCCGGCGGGCGACGGCAAGTTCTCGCTGGGGCGCTGGGGGCTGCTCGTCAACATCGTCGCCGTCGTCTGGGGCGCGGCGATGACGGTCAACCTCATCTGGCCGCGTTCCGCGGTCTACAACGCGAGCGCCCCGTACCACTGGTACCTGCGCTGGGGCGCCGTCCTGTTCGTGGCCGTCGTCGCCGGCGGCGGCTTCGCCTACTACTGGTTCGTGCAGCGGCACCGCACCGGGGTGCTCGCCGAGCACCAGCTCCGGTCCGACACCTCAGCCGCCACCCCCCTGATCGCCCCCGCCGCCGAGTGAGGTCCGGCGGACAACCGGCCGAAGAGCAACCCGAGGAGGTCGACTCTCCATGAGTGTCGATGAGTTCGACTATGTAGTGGTAGGCGGCGGTACGGCGGGCAACGTGGTGGCGGCCCGGCTCTCGGAGGATCCCTCCGTCACCGTGTGCGTGCTGGAGGCGGGGCCCAGCGACGTCGGCGACGACGACGTCCTGAAGCTGGAACGCTGGATGGGACTGCTGGAGTCCGGCTACGACTGGGACTACCCCGTCGAACCGCAGGCCAGCGGCAACAGCTTCATGCGGCACGCCCGCGCCAAGGTGCTCGGGGGCTGCTCCTCGCACAACTCCTGCATCGCCTTCTGGGCCCCCGCGGAGGACCTGGACGACTGGGCCGCGGCGGGTTGTACGGGATGGAGCGCGGCCGAACTCTTCCCGCTCTACCGGCGGTTGGAGTCCAACGACGCTCCCGGCGACCACCACGGCCGCACCGGCCCGGTGAAACTGCGCACGCTGAAGGGCGAGGACCCGTGCGGTACCGCACTCCTCGAGGCGTGCGCGCAGGCGGGCATTCCGACCACGGCCTTCAACACCGGCACGACCGTGGTCCGAGGCGCCAACTGGTTCCAGATCAACTCCGACGAGAACAACATCCGCCAGTCCTCGTCGGTCGCGTATCTGCACCCGGTCATGGGCAAGCGGCCGAACCTCTCGGTACGGACGGGGGTGCGCGCCAAGAAGCTCGTCCTGGAGGGGCGGCGGTGCGTGGGCGCCGAGTACCTGGACCCGGACCTGATCCACACCCGGGCGGTGCGCGCCCGCCGCGAGGTGATCGTGTCCTGCGGGTCCATCGACACGCCCAAGCTGCTGATGCTGTCGGGCATCGGGCCGGCGGCGCATCTGCGCGAGGTCGGTGTCGACGTCGTGGTGGACTCGGCGGGTGTCGGCGAGAACCTCCAGGACCATCCCGAGGGCGTCATCATGTGGGAGGCCCGGCAGCCGATGACCACCACGTCCAGCCAGTGGTGGGAGGCGGGCATCTTCTACGACACCGAACCGGGCCTGGACCGGCCCGACCTGATGTACCACTACGGCTCGGTGCCGTTCGACATGAACACCGCGCGGCACGGATTCCCCACGACCGAGAACGCCTTCTGCCTGACCCCGAACGTCACCCGCGCGAAGTCACGCGGCACCGTGCGGCTGCGCACCCGCGACTACCGGGACAAGCCGATGGTCGATCCGCGCTACTTCACCCACGAGCACGACGTGCGCGTGATGACGTACGGGCTGAGGCTGGCCCGGGAGATCGTGTCGCAGCCCGCGCTGAGCGGCTGGGCGGGGGCCGAACTGGCCCCCGGCCCGGACATCCGGACGGACGACGAACTGCTCGACTACATCCACAAGACCCACAACACCGTCTACCACCCGTCCTGCACCGTGAAGATGGGCGCGGACGACGACACCTCGGCCCCGCTCGACGCGCGACTGCGGGTCAAGGGGGTCGAGGGTCTGCGGGTCGCGGACGGCTCGGTGATGCCGGATCTCATCTCCGTCAATCCCTGCATCACGACGATGATGATCGGCGAGAAGTGCGCGGACCTGTTGAAGGAGGACGCGTAGGAGCACTCCGCAAGGGGCGCGGGGCCGTGGCCGCCATGCGGCGGTGCCGCGAACGGCCCGCGGCTCCCCACGGCCCTCCTCCCCCTAGGGAGCGATCGGCGCCGGGCGCTTGAACATCCGCGTCGCCGTGATCTCCGTGTGCACGGCCTCCCCGGCGGGAGCCTCACGCGGAAGTCCCGGCCGGAGGTGTTCCTCCACGCTGATGTACTTCAGCCCGGCGCGCAGGTCGGCGTCGTTGCGCAACCGGATGACGAGGGGGAACTCGGCGAGCGCGGTCGTGTCGAACAGGCCGGTGGTGTAGAGGAGTTGGACGCCGAGCGCGTCCGAGACGGCCCGCTGCAGCTCCAGCAGGTACGTCGCGTTGGCGCGCCCGATGGGGTTGTCGAGGAAGAGCGTGCCGGCGTGCCGGTGCTTGTCGCGGCCCCGATCGTTGCTGCGCAGTGCCGCCATCGTGCAGTAGAGCGCGATGGCGGCGGTCAGCAGCTGCCCGCCGGAGAACACGTCGCCCATCTGCCCGACGGGTACCCGCTCGGCGCGCAGCACCGCGTCCGGCTTCAGGATCTCGACCGCGACACCCTTGGGCCGGAGCGCCGCGCCGACGCCCCTCAGCAGGAGCGACATGCCGTCGCGGCGCATGTCGGAGTTCTTCTTGACCGCCGCGCGGGTGGCCTCGTCGACGACCTCGCCGAGCCGTTCGGTCAGCGTGGCCTGGTCGGGCTCCTCGAAACGGATCCGCAGGAACTCCTGGCCTGACCACTCGCCGAGCCCCTCGGGCAGCCGGGACAACCGCTGGGCGGAGCGCAGGGTGGCGAGGGAGGACTCCACGAGCCCGCGCAGCCGGTCGACGATCGAGTCCCGGTTGCGCTCCAGCTGCTCCAACTCGTCGGTGAGGACCCGCAGCCGGGGCGCGAAGGCGTCCGCCCACTTCTGGGCGTGCTCAGGCAGCGCGGACGCGGGCAGCTCGCGGATCTGCTGCCGGGCGGGCGTGCGCACCTGCTCGTAGCGCGTGGAGTTGGCGTGCCGTACGAGGATGTCGCCGGCCTCACGGACGGCGCCCTCGGCGGCGGAGAGGTCGGCGGCACAGCCGCGCAGGGAGCGGCGGGTCTCGGTGGCGGCGTGCCGTGCCTCTTCGAGACTGCCGGGGTAGGGCTCCTGCTCGTCCTGCTCCTCGTCGGAGTGCTCGCGCAGCAGGTCGCGCAGGAGGGCCGCCGTCTCGTCGAAGCCGCCGGCCGCGTCCTCGGCGGTGCGGTGGGCGTCGAGCAGTTCGGCGTGCGCCGCCCGGGCCTGGTTCAACGCCTCGGCGCGGGCGGCGAGTTCACCGGTGGCCGTGCGCAGCAGGGTCTGGGCGTGCTCGGCGTCGCGCGGGACCAGCTCCTCCGACAGTTCCGTGTGGACACCGCCGTCCTCCGGCGCGTGCCGTTCGGCCTCGCCGCGCAGCCGCCCGAGCTGCTCGCTCGCGGTCGACATCCGGGTCTCCAGGAGCTGTACGAGCTCCTCGGCGCGGGCGGCGGCGGCCTGCCGGGACGGCCCGTCGGAGCCGTCCGGAGACTCCAGCAACTGTGCCGCGCGGGTGCGGACCTTGTTGCTGAGCCGGTCCAGTTCGGCCAGTGCCGCGCTCTCGTCGCTCTCGGCCCGCGCCTGCTCGGCCCGCAGGTCGGCGCCGACACCGACCTTCTCGTACAGCTGCGACGCGGCTCGGTAGGCCTCGCGCAGGGCGGGCAGCGACGACTTCGCGGCGTCGGGCGCGTCCTGCGGTACGTCGTCGGGGGCGCCGGCGATCTCCGCGCGCTCGGCGCGCAGCGCGCGGGCGGTGCGGCGGGCGTCGTCGGCGGCGCGCTGGGTGGCGCGGCGGTCCTCGTCGGCGGCGCGGGCGCGCTCCAGGCAGGCCTGGGCGCGGGCCTCCGACTCCGTTGCCTCGTCGGCGAGTTCGCGCAGCTTCACCTGCCAGCCCGCGCGTTCGCGGAGCCGGAAGGCGAGGCCCGCGAGCGCGTCGGCGGCGCGCCGGGCGCGCTGGGCGGTGTCCTGGCGTTCGTCGCGTACGAGGGCGGCCTCGGCGGCCGTCTCGTCGGCCTCGGCCCGCACCGTACGCGCCTCCGCGAGTTCGGCCTCGGCCTCCTCGGCGAAGGCGCGGGCTTCCTGGGCGGCGCCGGCGAGTTCGACGAGCCGGCCGGACGGGCATCCGGTGCGCCAGGACGCGAGCCGCGCCGCCAGCTCCCGGTCCTTGGCGAGGCGGCCGGCCAGGACGCGGATCTCCTCGTCCCGACCGGTGGCGCGGGCACGCAGCGTCTGCCGTTCCTCGTCGGCGGCGTGCTCGTCGTGCATGGCCGGGTTCGGGGGGACGAGGAACACCCCGCTGTCTCCGGCGCCGACGGCCGGGGTCGGGGCGAGCAGCGCGGCGGCGGTGCCGACGGCGACGGCGGAGCGCGGCAGCAGCGCCGCCTCTCCGAGTGCCTCGCGGGCCCGTGCGTGCGTGTCCGGGTCGGTGATGATCACGCCGTCGACGAGTTCCGGGCGGGCGGCCAGCACCCGCGCGTGGTCGACCGGGTCGACGGCCTGGGCGAGATAGCGCCAGCCGGGCAGTGCCGGGATGCCGTGCTCGCCGAGGTACTCCACCGTGGCCAGCACGTCCGGGCCGGGCGGCAGCAGGCCGCCGTCACCGAGGGCACCGAGGATGCGTGCGTCGTCGGCCGCGGCGGTCCGCAGCTCGAACAGCTGGCGTTCGGCGGAGGAGACGCCGTCGTCGAGGAGCGTGCGCAGCTCGTCGGCGTACTGGTCCAGCTCCTCGGGGGTGAGGGCGCCTTCGGCCGCGGTCCAGGGTTCGGCGGAGGTGTCGCCGCCGGCTCCGCCGTGGGCGCCGGACGCGGAGTGCCCGGTGCGCCCGGCCGGGTCGTCGCCCGCGCCCGTCTGCCGGCCGAGGCGGCCGGTCGTGGCGTCGGCGGTGTCCGCGCCCGCCCGGGGCAGCGGCACCCCGCCGCGGGCCCTGGCTCCGGCGCTCGGCAGGCTGAGCAGTTCCGCGAGCCGCTCCTCCCCCGCCAGCCCCTCCGCCGTACGGCGCTCCCCGTCGTACGCCCGCTCGGCCGCCGCCGCCGCGTCCGCCGCGCGGGCGGCCGTCAGCTCGGCGCGGGACTCGGTGGACGCCGCCTCCCGGGCGTGCTCCGTGGCCCGTCGCGAGGTCTCGCGGGCGGTGTCCCAGGCCGCGACGGCGGTCTTCTCGGCGTCGCTGGCGGCGAGCGCGGCGCGGGCCGGGTCGGCGTCGGGGGCGGTGTCGTCGAGCCAGCCCGCGCGGACCGCCTCGGCGGTCTCCTGCTCGACCTCGCTCAGTCGCTGGCGCAGGTGTCCGATCTCGCTGCGGGCACGCTGGGCGGCGGTGGCCGCGGCGGTGGAGTCGGCGTACGCGGTCTCGCCGACGTCCTGCAGCCCGGCGGAGCGCTCCTCCTCCTCGTTGGCGAGTGCCTCGGCGCCCTCGGCGGCGCGGTGCAGGGCGCGGACGAGGTCGACGGCGGCCCGGGCGCGGGCGGCGAGCGCGGGCGCGGCGTCCCGCTCGGCCTCGAGGATCGCGGCGGCCACGCGCGCGGAGCGGTCGGCGGCGGCCCGGTGGCGCAGGACGAGTTCGGCGGCCTGCCAGGAGGCGTGCAGGGTGCGCGCGTCGGCGAGTTCGCGCTTCTGCGCGGCCGCCGACTTCTCCGCTCCGGCGAGCGCCAACGAGGCATGCCGGTAGGCGAGTTCCGCGGCGATCAGCGCACTGCGCTCGCGGGCGCCCTCGGCATGGGTGACGGCGTACGCGGCGGCGGTGACGCGCTGCGCGAGCTCTCCGGCGCGCACCCGCTCCCGCACGGCCCGCGCGGACAGGCGCCGGGCCAGAGTCCGGGTGCGCCGCTCGGCGGCCGCGTGGATGTCACGGGCGCGGGAGCGGGCGTCGGCGGCCTCGACGATGCGTCCGAGCAGGTCCGCGGAGCCTGCCGTGAAGTCCCGCTCGGCGATCAGCTCGGAGCGCCGGCCCAGTTTGTTGCCGAAGCCGCCGACCAGGTCGGCGAGGCCGTCCGTGTCGCGGGTGTCGGTGACGGCGCGCAGCAGCAGGTCGGTGAAGTCGGAGTCCTTCTTGACGGCGAAGAGACCGGCGGCCTCGCCTTCGTCGGCGTTCATCTCCCGCTGGTAGCGGAAGAGTTCGGGGTCGAGGCCGAGGTCACCGAGGTGTTCGTTCCAGCGGTCGTGGATCTCCTCCCAGTGCACCTCCAGGTGCGGGTAGGCCTTGCCCGCCTCGGTGATGGCGTCCCGGAAGCCCTTCATCGTGCGGCGCCGGCCCTGCGCGCCGGACACTCCCTCGGCGGACGGACGGACGGTGGTCGCCTCGGCGACGGGCAGACTGTCCAGGCTCAGGCCCGGTCCGGGCCGGAAGGAGTACCAGGCCTCGGCGAACTTCCGCGGGTCGTTGGAGACCTGTCGTCCACGCCACTCGCTGGCCTTGCCGACCACGACGCACTCGCCGGTCAGGGTGTGCTGCCATTCCAGCGCGACATGGCCGCAGTCGTCGGCGAGCAGGAACTTGCGCAGCACACCGGAGCTGGCGCCGCCCAGTGTGTTGCGGTGCCCGGGCAGCATCACCGAGAAGATCAGCTTGAGCAGTACGGACTTGCCGCCGCCGTTCTCCAGGAAGAGCACGCCCGCGGGCGCGGGGCGGCGCGGCGGGCCGACGGGCTCGTCCTCGAAGAACTCCGCCTGGATGGGCGCGGGGTCGGGCACGGGCTCACCGACGCCCCGCAGATCCAGCACGGTGTCGGCGTAGCGCGCACCGGCCGGCCCGATGGAGTAGAGGCGGACCCGGGACAGCTCGTACATGGCGGCGGACTCTCGTCGTCAGTCTTCGGATACGTGGGGGGTTCTTCGGATACGTGGGGGTTCAGGAGTGGAACGGCAGCCCGGCGCCGGCCACCGGCTCCAGTTCGTCGCCGTCCTCGGCGGGCAGCAGACTCGCGGAGCCGTCGGTCACCGGGACGACGCCCAGCTCCAGCAGCTCGGCCATCGCGGCGCTGCCCGCCATGTCCCGGACCTGGAGCTGGTAGCGGGCCGTCGTCCGGTACGTGCCGCCCGCGTCGTCGCCGGTGCGCTGCAGGAAGCCGGAGTCGGTGAGGAACGCGACGGCCTTGCCGACGATGCCGGTGGTGGAGCCGGCCAGTCTTCGCGCGTCCTTGGTGGCACCGGTGGAACTGCGCCGCGCCCAGATCCGCCAGGCCGCCTCCAGTCCCGGGGCCTCGGTCGCCGGATCGGTGTTCTCGCCCAGTTCCTCGGCCCGCTCCTCCAGCCGGCGGCAGGCCTGGCGTACGAACGCGTCGACGCCGTTGACCGAGACGCGCCCGATGTATCCGTCGTCGGCCAGGTCCTCCGGCCGCGGGAAGGCCAGGGCGGCCACGGCGAGGTGGGCGAGGCCGTGCAGGAAGCGGTCCACGGAGTCGGCGGAGGTACGACGCGCGTAGTCGCCCATGCGGACGGCGAAGACGGAGTCCTCGGCGGCCGTGACCGCCATCCCCGCGCGTGCGGACACCTCCAGGACGACCAGTCCGAGCCCGGCGGCCACGGCGTCGGCGAGGCGCGCGAAGGGCGGGTCCTCGCGGTAGCGCCGCAGCAGCTCCGCGTACTCCTGGTCGCGCGCGGGCTGCAGTTTGGGCTGCAGTCCGAAGGCGACGAGCCGCGCCGCGTCGGCGGCGTCGGCGGGCGTGACGGGGGCGTTCGCCGGCGCGGCGACGACGTCCGGCTCGCTCCACTCGACGTGCTGCTCGGTCACGGAAGGGGCTCCTTGTTCAGAGGTACGGGGGCGGGGGCGCCCCGGTGCGGGGTGCGGCGAGCCGCGCGGCCGGCCACGACCGTCCGGCGGGCCGCGCACGACCCGCGGCTCCCCGGCGCCTGCGACGAGGTGTTCACTTCCGGTCCGCCGCCATCC
This window encodes:
- a CDS encoding GMC family oxidoreductase, with the protein product MSVDEFDYVVVGGGTAGNVVAARLSEDPSVTVCVLEAGPSDVGDDDVLKLERWMGLLESGYDWDYPVEPQASGNSFMRHARAKVLGGCSSHNSCIAFWAPAEDLDDWAAAGCTGWSAAELFPLYRRLESNDAPGDHHGRTGPVKLRTLKGEDPCGTALLEACAQAGIPTTAFNTGTTVVRGANWFQINSDENNIRQSSSVAYLHPVMGKRPNLSVRTGVRAKKLVLEGRRCVGAEYLDPDLIHTRAVRARREVIVSCGSIDTPKLLMLSGIGPAAHLREVGVDVVVDSAGVGENLQDHPEGVIMWEARQPMTTTSSQWWEAGIFYDTEPGLDRPDLMYHYGSVPFDMNTARHGFPTTENAFCLTPNVTRAKSRGTVRLRTRDYRDKPMVDPRYFTHEHDVRVMTYGLRLAREIVSQPALSGWAGAELAPGPDIRTDDELLDYIHKTHNTVYHPSCTVKMGADDDTSAPLDARLRVKGVEGLRVADGSVMPDLISVNPCITTMMIGEKCADLLKEDA